A region of the Salvia splendens isolate huo1 unplaced genomic scaffold, SspV2 ctg343, whole genome shotgun sequence genome:
ctttgttttggaagagttgtttcatggtagaattaacgaactcccccccattatctgaccgaaggacctgaatggttttgtgaaactgagtttggataaggttatagaaatgggtaaagtgtgacaaaacttcagatttttgtttcatgaaatatatccaggtcatgcgagtgcaatcatccacaaaaactaagaaatatcgaaaaccttgccccccaataactggtgcgggcccccaaacatcagagtgtactaaggcaaatggggtttcaacacgagtattacttaatgggtaagagttccgatgacttttggataaaagacaagtttcacagtacatgtcatgcttaggaataatactaggaaataacaattttaagtaaccgatagatggatgacccaagcgccgatgccaaagccaagctttccggtcagctgatccgtgagttaacatggcagtccctttttgagctatctcatccacatagtaaagcccatcacgttcagtgccacgtccaattatctctccggttcggatatcctgcaacagacaaaattgtggctgcattagtaacgtacaattcaattcctttgtgacatgactaatggataataacttatgagacatcgaaggaatatatagacaatttgataactgcaaagttggggaaatgttaacggttccagccccctcaaccaccgtaaattccccattggcagtttggatatgagattttagaggtttctgaaggttggtaaggtctgaggcatcatatgttatggtatcggttgccccacagtcaaaaatccatttatcatttttctcatggccattagatactgcacacacaactccaagcttctcgagaggctgaaatcgattttggcaagtggtttgggaaattatggaattttcaggagatttgggggctaattgtgactgagaattttggtggggtaaaacctgcaatttcccaaagatttgggggcttccaataaaagagccccctaaccctaatctaccTGAATCAGGCGCCGCCTCTCCCCTCATCAATTCTTCACTCCAATCGTGAATTACACTCCCACTTCCGCTGGCAACGAAGTTTGCTGCCCCGGTTGTGTTCGCCGGCTGAGCAGCTTCATTTCTGGTCCTTCCTCCTGGCTGGACAGCACCGGCGGTTTGCACGACCCCCTGCACGGCGTTGCCTCCGTCGCCTCCAACTGCTGCGGCGGCGTGCCCGCCACGGTTCCAGGGTGTTTGCGGTTGCGGCGGCTTGCCGTGcttctcttcccaccaatctggatatccaactagttcaaagcatgaatcttttgtgtgtcttttccgtttgcagtaggaacacaccaattttgacttgtcttcttcatcacttcgccGATTTCTATCATTGCCACTGCCGCGACCACCACTGTTGCTGCCGCGACCACCACCGTTGCTGCCGCGACCGCCACCCCGAGAGCCGCCGGTAGGGTTCTGCCACCCTCGGATGGCGAGGCCAGTTCCAATTCCATCCATGGCAGCTGCTCCGCCGGTGTTTGCCTGTTGTAGCACTCGGAGTCGTGTCTCCTCCTGCTGAATCAGGTTGTACGCATAGTCGACGGAGGGAAGCGGGTCCATTTTCAGTATCTCCCTCTTAGTTGTTTCATATTTCTATCAATTGCATAGAGAAACTGACATACTCTCTGATCTTGTATGAATTTGTTATGAATCTCCATATCCTCTGGACATTTCATTGGGTTCGTCTGTTTTTGGTCGATTGAAATCCAGATCTCTCCCAACCggctccatatttcttctaatgaactgcttccttgtctcagtgtggttgctttgaactgaagatcatacacctggattttatctcttccgCTCCATATGTGACGGCCAACGCATCCCATATATGCTTTGCCGTCGGATGTTGTGAAACTCGACTGACCAGTCGAGGCTCAATGTTTTGTACTAACCAAGTGATCACACAGTGATCGGCTTGTTCCCATTGTATGAAGGCTGGATCGGTTCGCGGTGGGGAATGAGGCACTCCGGTGACGTGAGATACCATTCCCCGACCGCTTATTGCCGTCTTCATCAATACGGACCAAAGGGCGTAATTTTCCCATTCAACTTATTCCCACCAATGTGGAGGGGCTGCGTGTCAATTCTGAATGGCATGGCAGCTGTTTCTGGTGGATTTGGTTGGTTcatcgcaaaactattgcgcataaag
Encoded here:
- the LOC121789816 gene encoding uncharacterized transmembrane protein DDB_G0289901-like, with the translated sequence MDPLPSVDYAYNLIQQEETRLRVLQQANTGGAAAMDGIGTGLAIRGWQNPTGGSRGGGRGSNGGGRGSNSGGRGSGNDRNRRNWWEEKHGKPPQPQTPWNRGGHAAAAVGGDGGNAVQGVVQTAGAVQPGGRTRNEAAQPANTTGAANFVASGSGSVIHDWSEELMRGEAAPDSGNER